In Ostrea edulis chromosome 6, xbOstEdul1.1, whole genome shotgun sequence, a single window of DNA contains:
- the LOC125683197 gene encoding nmrA-like family domain-containing protein 1 isoform X1 — translation MFKLDWFRADRSHKYKMGCGSSYDASDGPRIVVVFGATGLLGGAIARRLLQEPFLYKVRCVTRRSSSDKARQLAEHGAVIVNGDLGETKSLEKALEGADIMFLTTHYWEERNKEKEVIKGLNAIDAAIQCGVKHIIFNGSENVKKIIGKECNHLDSKSAIEEYIREVDNPSVDVTGVNSVMPEVSTNEIGINFTILRLPFWFENFYTVFKPHKLKHAVYTVALPLEGTEIDAMSVEDVGDVIVSILSKPKQYYGKTLNISVEKLSMEDIVETFNRHFDNRKFTDPKIRVKDMEKFQFPGAKDLAAMFEFYQTEQSLRDIKLTKRLNPHAMTFDRWLSDNKDRIEEALRES, via the exons ATGTTCAAATTGGACTGGTTCAGAGCCGACCGATCACATAAGTATAA AATGGGCTGTGGTTCTAGTTATGATGCCTCAGATGGCCCTAGGATCGTCGTCGTCTTTGGAGCCACTGGACTACTAGGTGGCGCTATCGCGCGGCGATTGCTTCAAGAGCCTTTCCTGTATAAAGTCCGGTGTGTGACGAGACGGTCGTCAAGTGATAAGGCTCGGCAGTTAGCAGAGCATG GAGCAGTTATCGTTAATGGTGATCTTGGGGAGACTAAGAGTCTGGAAAAAGCGCTAGAGGGCGCCGATATAATGTTCTTAACGACGCATTATTGGGAGGAGAGGAATAAGGAGAAGGAGGTGATAAAG GGACTCAATGCTATTGATGCAGCTATACAATGTGGAGTGAAGCATATCATATTTAATGGGTCAGAAAACGTTAAAAAAATCATAGGAAAAGAATGCAATCATCTGGACTCCAAGTCGGCCATAGAAGAATATATCCGAGAAGTGG ACAATCCCTCCGTAGACGTGACTGGCGTTAATTCTGTGATGCCGG AGGTTTCAACGAATGAAATAG gTATAAATTTCACTATTTTACGTCTCCCATTTTGGTTTGAGAATTTTTATACAGTCTTCAAGCCACATAAACTTAAACATGCCGTTTATACTGTAG CCTTGCCGTTAGAGGGCACTGAAATCGACGCAATGTCGGTAGAAGATGTTGGTGACGTCATCGTATCAATATTGAGCAAGCCAAAGCAGTATTACGGAAAGACTTTGAATATATCTGTGGAGAAACTCTCTATGGAAGACATTGTCGAGACATTTAACAGACATTTTGACAACAGAAAATTTACGGACCCAAAG ATTAGGGTAAAAGATATGGAGAAATTTCAGTTTCCAGGCGCTAAGGATTTAGCTGCTATGTTTGAATTTTATCAAACCGAACAATCGTTGAGAGACATCAAACTAACGAAAAGATTAAACCCACATGCAATGACATTTGACAGATGGTTGTCCGACAACAAGGATAGAATTGAGGAGGCTTTACGTGAAAGctaa
- the LOC125683197 gene encoding nmrA-like family domain-containing protein 1 isoform X2, producing MFKLDWFRADRSHKYKMGCGSSYDASDGPRIVVVFGATGLLGGAIARRLLQEPFLYKVRCVTRRSSSDKARQLAEHGAVIVNGDLGETKSLEKALEGADIMFLTTHYWEERNKEKEVIKGLNAIDAAIQCGVKHIIFNGSENVKKIIGKECNHLDSKSAIEEYIREVDNPSVDVTGVNSVMPGINFTILRLPFWFENFYTVFKPHKLKHAVYTVALPLEGTEIDAMSVEDVGDVIVSILSKPKQYYGKTLNISVEKLSMEDIVETFNRHFDNRKFTDPKIRVKDMEKFQFPGAKDLAAMFEFYQTEQSLRDIKLTKRLNPHAMTFDRWLSDNKDRIEEALRES from the exons ATGTTCAAATTGGACTGGTTCAGAGCCGACCGATCACATAAGTATAA AATGGGCTGTGGTTCTAGTTATGATGCCTCAGATGGCCCTAGGATCGTCGTCGTCTTTGGAGCCACTGGACTACTAGGTGGCGCTATCGCGCGGCGATTGCTTCAAGAGCCTTTCCTGTATAAAGTCCGGTGTGTGACGAGACGGTCGTCAAGTGATAAGGCTCGGCAGTTAGCAGAGCATG GAGCAGTTATCGTTAATGGTGATCTTGGGGAGACTAAGAGTCTGGAAAAAGCGCTAGAGGGCGCCGATATAATGTTCTTAACGACGCATTATTGGGAGGAGAGGAATAAGGAGAAGGAGGTGATAAAG GGACTCAATGCTATTGATGCAGCTATACAATGTGGAGTGAAGCATATCATATTTAATGGGTCAGAAAACGTTAAAAAAATCATAGGAAAAGAATGCAATCATCTGGACTCCAAGTCGGCCATAGAAGAATATATCCGAGAAGTGG ACAATCCCTCCGTAGACGTGACTGGCGTTAATTCTGTGATGCCGG gTATAAATTTCACTATTTTACGTCTCCCATTTTGGTTTGAGAATTTTTATACAGTCTTCAAGCCACATAAACTTAAACATGCCGTTTATACTGTAG CCTTGCCGTTAGAGGGCACTGAAATCGACGCAATGTCGGTAGAAGATGTTGGTGACGTCATCGTATCAATATTGAGCAAGCCAAAGCAGTATTACGGAAAGACTTTGAATATATCTGTGGAGAAACTCTCTATGGAAGACATTGTCGAGACATTTAACAGACATTTTGACAACAGAAAATTTACGGACCCAAAG ATTAGGGTAAAAGATATGGAGAAATTTCAGTTTCCAGGCGCTAAGGATTTAGCTGCTATGTTTGAATTTTATCAAACCGAACAATCGTTGAGAGACATCAAACTAACGAAAAGATTAAACCCACATGCAATGACATTTGACAGATGGTTGTCCGACAACAAGGATAGAATTGAGGAGGCTTTACGTGAAAGctaa
- the LOC125648198 gene encoding temptin-like, which produces MLRLFLYFVGVVYVSALPYYRDRIPNGYAVFNPCGAAFWEAVGHYNPYHHTIEKNPFAKAFAAAGHKWTVDLCHADSDGDGKSNGKELGDPHCTWSPGSTPHGNSIGQPGICEPVGSGPCASKAFSCGCSGHSCVG; this is translated from the exons ATGCTCAGACTATTTCTATATTTTGTTGGAGTAGTTTATGTGTCTGCCCTTCCGTATTACAGAGACCGAATTCCAAATGGATACGCCGTATTTAATCCTTGTGGTGCTGCATTCTGGGAAGCCGTAGGACATTATAATCCATACCACCACACAATTGAAAAAAATCCATTTGCAAAG GCTTTCGCTGCTGCTGGACACAAATGGACGGTAGATCTATGTCACGCAGACTCGGACGGGGACGGAAAATCGAATGGTAAAGAGTTGGGTGACCCTCACTGCACCTGGAGTCCAGGGTCCACACCTCACGGAAATTCAATTGGTCAACCAG GTATATGTGAACCTGTTGGATCCGGGCCATGTGCTTCAAAAGCGTTTTCCTGTGGATGTAGTGGCCATTCTTGTGTTGGATAA
- the LOC125683197 gene encoding nmrA-like family domain-containing protein 1 isoform X4, which yields MGCGSSYDASDGPRIVVVFGATGLLGGAIARRLLQEPFLYKVRCVTRRSSSDKARQLAEHGAVIVNGDLGETKSLEKALEGADIMFLTTHYWEERNKEKEVIKGLNAIDAAIQCGVKHIIFNGSENVKKIIGKECNHLDSKSAIEEYIREVDNPSVDVTGVNSVMPEVSTNEIGINFTILRLPFWFENFYTVFKPHKLKHAVYTVALPLEGTEIDAMSVEDVGDVIVSILSKPKQYYGKTLNISVEKLSMEDIVETFNRHFDNRKFTDPKIRVKDMEKFQFPGAKDLAAMFEFYQTEQSLRDIKLTKRLNPHAMTFDRWLSDNKDRIEEALRES from the exons ATGGGCTGTGGTTCTAGTTATGATGCCTCAGATGGCCCTAGGATCGTCGTCGTCTTTGGAGCCACTGGACTACTAGGTGGCGCTATCGCGCGGCGATTGCTTCAAGAGCCTTTCCTGTATAAAGTCCGGTGTGTGACGAGACGGTCGTCAAGTGATAAGGCTCGGCAGTTAGCAGAGCATG GAGCAGTTATCGTTAATGGTGATCTTGGGGAGACTAAGAGTCTGGAAAAAGCGCTAGAGGGCGCCGATATAATGTTCTTAACGACGCATTATTGGGAGGAGAGGAATAAGGAGAAGGAGGTGATAAAG GGACTCAATGCTATTGATGCAGCTATACAATGTGGAGTGAAGCATATCATATTTAATGGGTCAGAAAACGTTAAAAAAATCATAGGAAAAGAATGCAATCATCTGGACTCCAAGTCGGCCATAGAAGAATATATCCGAGAAGTGG ACAATCCCTCCGTAGACGTGACTGGCGTTAATTCTGTGATGCCGG AGGTTTCAACGAATGAAATAG gTATAAATTTCACTATTTTACGTCTCCCATTTTGGTTTGAGAATTTTTATACAGTCTTCAAGCCACATAAACTTAAACATGCCGTTTATACTGTAG CCTTGCCGTTAGAGGGCACTGAAATCGACGCAATGTCGGTAGAAGATGTTGGTGACGTCATCGTATCAATATTGAGCAAGCCAAAGCAGTATTACGGAAAGACTTTGAATATATCTGTGGAGAAACTCTCTATGGAAGACATTGTCGAGACATTTAACAGACATTTTGACAACAGAAAATTTACGGACCCAAAG ATTAGGGTAAAAGATATGGAGAAATTTCAGTTTCCAGGCGCTAAGGATTTAGCTGCTATGTTTGAATTTTATCAAACCGAACAATCGTTGAGAGACATCAAACTAACGAAAAGATTAAACCCACATGCAATGACATTTGACAGATGGTTGTCCGACAACAAGGATAGAATTGAGGAGGCTTTACGTGAAAGctaa
- the LOC125683197 gene encoding nmrA-like family domain-containing protein 1 isoform X5: MFKLDWFRADRSHKYKMGCGSSYDASDGPRIVVVFGATGLLGGAIARRLLQEPFLYKVRCVTRRSSSDKARQLAEHGAVIVNGDLGETKSLEKALEGADIMFLTTHYWEERNKEKEVIKGLNAIDAAIQCGVKHIIFNGSENVKKIIGKECNHLDSKSAIEEYIREVGINFTILRLPFWFENFYTVFKPHKLKHAVYTVALPLEGTEIDAMSVEDVGDVIVSILSKPKQYYGKTLNISVEKLSMEDIVETFNRHFDNRKFTDPKIRVKDMEKFQFPGAKDLAAMFEFYQTEQSLRDIKLTKRLNPHAMTFDRWLSDNKDRIEEALRES, encoded by the exons ATGTTCAAATTGGACTGGTTCAGAGCCGACCGATCACATAAGTATAA AATGGGCTGTGGTTCTAGTTATGATGCCTCAGATGGCCCTAGGATCGTCGTCGTCTTTGGAGCCACTGGACTACTAGGTGGCGCTATCGCGCGGCGATTGCTTCAAGAGCCTTTCCTGTATAAAGTCCGGTGTGTGACGAGACGGTCGTCAAGTGATAAGGCTCGGCAGTTAGCAGAGCATG GAGCAGTTATCGTTAATGGTGATCTTGGGGAGACTAAGAGTCTGGAAAAAGCGCTAGAGGGCGCCGATATAATGTTCTTAACGACGCATTATTGGGAGGAGAGGAATAAGGAGAAGGAGGTGATAAAG GGACTCAATGCTATTGATGCAGCTATACAATGTGGAGTGAAGCATATCATATTTAATGGGTCAGAAAACGTTAAAAAAATCATAGGAAAAGAATGCAATCATCTGGACTCCAAGTCGGCCATAGAAGAATATATCCGAGAAGTGG gTATAAATTTCACTATTTTACGTCTCCCATTTTGGTTTGAGAATTTTTATACAGTCTTCAAGCCACATAAACTTAAACATGCCGTTTATACTGTAG CCTTGCCGTTAGAGGGCACTGAAATCGACGCAATGTCGGTAGAAGATGTTGGTGACGTCATCGTATCAATATTGAGCAAGCCAAAGCAGTATTACGGAAAGACTTTGAATATATCTGTGGAGAAACTCTCTATGGAAGACATTGTCGAGACATTTAACAGACATTTTGACAACAGAAAATTTACGGACCCAAAG ATTAGGGTAAAAGATATGGAGAAATTTCAGTTTCCAGGCGCTAAGGATTTAGCTGCTATGTTTGAATTTTATCAAACCGAACAATCGTTGAGAGACATCAAACTAACGAAAAGATTAAACCCACATGCAATGACATTTGACAGATGGTTGTCCGACAACAAGGATAGAATTGAGGAGGCTTTACGTGAAAGctaa
- the LOC125683197 gene encoding nmrA-like family domain-containing protein 1 isoform X3 has product MFKLDWFRADRSHKYKMGCGSSYDASDGPRIVVVFGATGLLGGAIARRLLQEPFLYKVRCVTRRSSSDKARQLAEHGAVIVNGDLGETKSLEKALEGADIMFLTTHYWEERNKEKEVIKGLNAIDAAIQCGVKHIIFNGSENVKKIIGKECNHLDSKSAIEEYIREVEVSTNEIGINFTILRLPFWFENFYTVFKPHKLKHAVYTVALPLEGTEIDAMSVEDVGDVIVSILSKPKQYYGKTLNISVEKLSMEDIVETFNRHFDNRKFTDPKIRVKDMEKFQFPGAKDLAAMFEFYQTEQSLRDIKLTKRLNPHAMTFDRWLSDNKDRIEEALRES; this is encoded by the exons ATGTTCAAATTGGACTGGTTCAGAGCCGACCGATCACATAAGTATAA AATGGGCTGTGGTTCTAGTTATGATGCCTCAGATGGCCCTAGGATCGTCGTCGTCTTTGGAGCCACTGGACTACTAGGTGGCGCTATCGCGCGGCGATTGCTTCAAGAGCCTTTCCTGTATAAAGTCCGGTGTGTGACGAGACGGTCGTCAAGTGATAAGGCTCGGCAGTTAGCAGAGCATG GAGCAGTTATCGTTAATGGTGATCTTGGGGAGACTAAGAGTCTGGAAAAAGCGCTAGAGGGCGCCGATATAATGTTCTTAACGACGCATTATTGGGAGGAGAGGAATAAGGAGAAGGAGGTGATAAAG GGACTCAATGCTATTGATGCAGCTATACAATGTGGAGTGAAGCATATCATATTTAATGGGTCAGAAAACGTTAAAAAAATCATAGGAAAAGAATGCAATCATCTGGACTCCAAGTCGGCCATAGAAGAATATATCCGAGAAGTGG AGGTTTCAACGAATGAAATAG gTATAAATTTCACTATTTTACGTCTCCCATTTTGGTTTGAGAATTTTTATACAGTCTTCAAGCCACATAAACTTAAACATGCCGTTTATACTGTAG CCTTGCCGTTAGAGGGCACTGAAATCGACGCAATGTCGGTAGAAGATGTTGGTGACGTCATCGTATCAATATTGAGCAAGCCAAAGCAGTATTACGGAAAGACTTTGAATATATCTGTGGAGAAACTCTCTATGGAAGACATTGTCGAGACATTTAACAGACATTTTGACAACAGAAAATTTACGGACCCAAAG ATTAGGGTAAAAGATATGGAGAAATTTCAGTTTCCAGGCGCTAAGGATTTAGCTGCTATGTTTGAATTTTATCAAACCGAACAATCGTTGAGAGACATCAAACTAACGAAAAGATTAAACCCACATGCAATGACATTTGACAGATGGTTGTCCGACAACAAGGATAGAATTGAGGAGGCTTTACGTGAAAGctaa